In a genomic window of uncultured Flavobacterium sp.:
- a CDS encoding UDP-glucuronic acid decarboxylase family protein yields MKRILITGAAGFLGSHLCDRFIKEGYYVIGMDNLITGDLKNIEHLFKLEHFEFYHHDITKFVHIPGDLDYILHFASPASPIDYLKIPIQTLKVGSLGTHNLLGLARVKKARILIASTSEVYGDPLVHPQTEEYYGNVNTIGPRGVYDEAKRFQESITMAYHTFHGVETRIVRIFNTYGPRMRLNDGRVIPAFIGQALRGEDLTIFGDGMQTRSFCYVDDQVEGIFRLLHSDYVYPVNIGNPDEITIKDFAEEIIKLTGTNQKVVYHPLPINDPLQRQPDTTKAKELLGWEAKVNRAEGMKITYDYFKSLSKEELSKEEHKDFSSYIK; encoded by the coding sequence ATGAAAAGAATACTTATTACCGGAGCAGCAGGATTTTTAGGATCGCATTTGTGCGACCGATTCATTAAAGAAGGCTATTATGTTATTGGAATGGATAATCTGATTACGGGAGATCTTAAAAATATAGAACATTTATTCAAGTTAGAACATTTCGAATTTTATCATCACGACATTACCAAGTTTGTACACATTCCGGGTGATTTAGATTATATACTACATTTTGCTTCACCTGCGAGCCCAATCGATTATTTAAAGATTCCGATACAAACCTTAAAAGTTGGTTCATTAGGGACTCATAATTTATTAGGATTAGCAAGAGTTAAGAAAGCAAGAATTTTGATTGCGTCAACATCTGAAGTTTACGGAGATCCGTTAGTTCATCCACAAACCGAAGAGTATTACGGAAACGTAAACACAATAGGTCCGCGTGGCGTTTATGATGAAGCAAAACGTTTTCAGGAATCAATAACAATGGCGTATCATACGTTTCACGGTGTAGAAACCAGAATCGTTCGTATTTTTAATACTTATGGACCAAGAATGCGCTTGAACGACGGTCGTGTAATTCCAGCTTTTATTGGTCAGGCTTTGCGTGGAGAAGATTTAACCATTTTTGGAGACGGAATGCAAACCCGTTCTTTTTGTTATGTAGACGATCAGGTTGAAGGTATTTTCAGATTATTACATTCAGATTACGTTTATCCTGTAAACATTGGAAATCCGGACGAAATTACAATTAAGGATTTTGCCGAAGAAATTATCAAATTAACAGGAACAAATCAGAAAGTGGTTTATCATCCTTTGCCAATAAATGACCCTTTGCAACGTCAACCAGATACTACAAAAGCAAAAGAATTATTAGGTTGGGAAGCAAAAGTGAATCGTGCAGAAGGAATGAAAATTACGTACGATTATTTTAAATCACTTTCAAAAGAAGAACTTTCAAAAGAAGAACATAAAGATTTTTCAAGTTACATAAAGTAA
- a CDS encoding glycosyltransferase family 2 protein yields the protein MSELVSIIIPTYNTEKFIGLTLQSVQNQSYQNWEAILVDDASTDKTVEIIKDFAEKDNRIKLFQLAKNSGNGGARNIALEKATGKYIAYLDADDLWFPSKLEKQIQFLKANDLPFTFSFYDCIDEEGNNLNRRVEAPLNLTYNQLFFCNYVGNLTAIYDSDYFGKIVIEATQKRQDWRLWLTIVKQIKETKPVPEPLAFYRIRKDSISSSKFKLIKHNFGVYRNFHGFNFVFSVLLMFRFLFTQLIIKPKYIKKG from the coding sequence ATGAGCGAATTAGTATCTATTATAATTCCAACATATAATACTGAAAAGTTCATTGGGTTGACTTTGCAATCAGTTCAAAATCAAAGTTATCAAAACTGGGAAGCAATTTTAGTTGATGACGCATCTACAGATAAAACAGTTGAAATCATAAAAGATTTTGCTGAAAAAGATAATAGGATAAAACTCTTTCAACTTGCTAAAAATTCTGGAAACGGAGGTGCCCGAAATATTGCTTTAGAAAAAGCAACCGGAAAATATATTGCTTATTTAGACGCTGATGATTTATGGTTTCCATCTAAATTAGAAAAACAGATTCAGTTTTTAAAAGCAAACGATTTGCCTTTTACGTTTAGTTTTTATGATTGTATTGATGAAGAAGGAAACAATTTAAACAGAAGAGTTGAAGCTCCGTTAAACCTAACTTACAATCAATTGTTTTTTTGCAATTATGTAGGCAATTTAACGGCGATCTATGATTCTGATTACTTCGGAAAAATTGTAATCGAAGCGACACAAAAAAGACAAGATTGGAGATTGTGGCTTACTATTGTAAAACAAATCAAAGAAACAAAGCCAGTTCCGGAACCTTTGGCATTTTACAGAATAAGAAAAGATTCTATTTCGTCTTCAAAATTCAAATTGATAAAACACAATTTTGGTGTTTACAGAAATTTTCACGGATTTAATTTTGTGTTTTCTGTTTTATTAATGTTCCGATTTTTATTCACGCAATTGATTATTAAGCCAAAATATATAAAGAAAGGATAG
- a CDS encoding ORF6N domain-containing protein, translating to MDDHSLLSEETISNKIYFIRGQKVMLDRDLALLYGIETRVLKQAVKRNISRFPVDFMFELSQTEFNNLISQTVISSWGGIRKTPSVFTEHGVLMLSSVLKSDKAIQTNIQIMRIFTKVRQMLLDTTEIKVDILQIQKKLENHDKNIELVFSYLDELTEKKEDGNERVKIGYKK from the coding sequence ATGGACGATCATTCTCTGCTTTCTGAAGAAACTATTTCAAACAAAATATATTTTATACGTGGTCAAAAAGTCATGCTTGATCGTGATTTGGCTTTACTTTATGGAATTGAAACCAGAGTTTTAAAACAGGCTGTTAAAAGAAATATCTCCAGATTTCCAGTAGATTTTATGTTTGAATTATCTCAAACTGAATTTAATAACTTGATATCACAAACTGTGATATCAAGTTGGGGAGGAATTCGAAAAACACCTTCTGTTTTCACAGAACACGGTGTCTTAATGCTATCAAGCGTTCTAAAAAGCGACAAAGCTATTCAAACCAATATTCAAATCATGCGTATTTTCACGAAAGTGAGACAAATGCTGCTGGATACAACTGAAATTAAAGTTGATATTCTGCAGATTCAAAAGAAGTTAGAGAATCATGATAAAAATATAGAATTGGTTTTTTCTTATTTAGATGAACTAACTGAGAAAAAAGAAGATGGAAATGAAAGAGTAAAAATTGGATATAAAAAATAA
- a CDS encoding phenylacetate--CoA ligase family protein, protein MISLFDISLQLNGFPIKKAKAELNQIVNLSEEEYTLFLQNKKEEIVAFHLQNNSFYKELVGNKTDLKWEDLPILNKQNLQKPLSERLSKGYTLKNVYLNKTSGSSGTPFVFAKDKYSHALTWASNIMRFGWFGIDFNHSYQARFYGIPMDFIGYHKERFKDFLGGRFRFPVFDLSDEILEKFLKKFKTKKFDYVNGYTSSIVLFAKYLEKKNIVLKEICPTLKACFVTSEMLFESDKKLLEKQFGIPIINEYGASELDLIAFENPKGEWQINAETLFVEILDDNNNILPYGKEGRIVITSLFNKANPFVRYDIGDIGILDEKSTPQKPILKKLIGRTNDVAILPSGKKSPGLTFYYVTKSIIEDDGNVKEFIIKQTKLDSFEIEYISENELDSNQIEKIKEAIALYLEPNLNFTFTRKTVLERTNRGKLKQFKSYICFC, encoded by the coding sequence ATGATTTCTCTTTTCGACATTTCGCTTCAATTAAATGGTTTTCCAATAAAGAAAGCTAAAGCCGAATTGAACCAAATCGTAAATTTATCTGAAGAAGAATACACTCTTTTTCTGCAGAATAAAAAAGAAGAAATTGTCGCTTTTCATTTACAAAATAACTCTTTCTACAAAGAATTAGTCGGGAATAAAACAGATTTGAAATGGGAAGATTTACCTATTCTGAACAAACAAAATTTGCAAAAACCGCTTAGCGAAAGACTTTCAAAAGGTTATACTTTAAAAAACGTTTACCTCAACAAAACATCAGGATCTAGTGGAACACCTTTTGTTTTTGCAAAAGATAAATATTCTCACGCCTTAACCTGGGCATCAAATATTATGCGTTTTGGTTGGTTCGGGATTGATTTTAATCATTCCTATCAAGCTCGTTTTTATGGTATTCCAATGGATTTTATTGGATATCATAAAGAACGTTTCAAAGATTTTTTAGGTGGCCGTTTTCGATTTCCGGTTTTCGATTTATCTGATGAAATTTTGGAGAAATTTCTAAAAAAATTCAAAACGAAAAAATTCGATTATGTCAATGGTTATACAAGCTCGATTGTTTTATTTGCGAAATATTTAGAAAAGAAAAATATCGTATTAAAAGAAATCTGTCCAACCTTAAAAGCTTGTTTTGTTACTTCGGAAATGCTTTTTGAATCGGATAAAAAACTTTTAGAAAAGCAATTCGGTATTCCGATAATCAATGAATATGGAGCATCAGAACTTGATTTAATTGCTTTTGAAAATCCAAAAGGTGAATGGCAGATTAACGCAGAAACACTTTTTGTAGAAATTTTAGACGATAATAATAATATTCTTCCTTACGGGAAAGAAGGCCGAATTGTGATTACTTCTCTCTTTAATAAAGCGAATCCTTTTGTAAGATATGATATTGGCGATATTGGAATTTTAGACGAAAAAAGTACGCCACAAAAACCAATCTTAAAGAAATTAATTGGAAGAACAAATGATGTTGCCATTTTACCAAGCGGAAAAAAATCTCCCGGTTTGACGTTTTATTATGTAACCAAAAGCATCATTGAAGATGACGGAAATGTAAAAGAATTTATCATCAAACAAACAAAATTAGATTCTTTTGAAATCGAATATATTTCTGAAAATGAATTAGATTCAAATCAAATTGAGAAAATTAAAGAAGCTATTGCATTGTATCTTGAACCCAATTTGAACTTCACTTTTACCCGAAAAACAGTTCTGGAAAGAACCAATCGAGGAAAATTAAAGCAATTTAAATCTTACATTTGTTTTTGCTAA